A window of Ipomoea triloba cultivar NCNSP0323 chromosome 2, ASM357664v1 contains these coding sequences:
- the LOC116006137 gene encoding ethylene-responsive transcription factor 4-like, which translates to MAVKGGGVKDGSSGRHVSGVKEVHFRGVRKRPWGRYAAEIRDPGKKSRVWLGTFDTAEEAARAYDAAARQFRGPKAKTNFPLPSDNHSPSHSSTVESSGSEGGAHAPRELDLTRRLGVGEVGSVNHGLPFARKPQPAVAILPNGQPVLLFDTVWRPGVVTQQQAYRFEPVPVLPKCAALVRAAHSDSESSSVVDESHFDAGLAKKGLNLDLNLAPPMES; encoded by the coding sequence TGAAAGGTGGCGGAGTTAAGGATGGGAGCAGTGGTAGGCACGTGAGCGGTGTTAAGGAGGTGCACTTTAGGGGAGTGAGGAAGCGGCCGTGGGGGCGTTACGCCGCCGAAATCCGGGACCCGGGGAAGAAGAGCCGGGTGTGGTTGGGGACATTTGACACGGCGGAGGAGGCGGCGAGGGCTTATGATGCGGCGGCGAGGCAGTTCCGGGGGCCTAAAGCCAAGACGAACTTCCCGTTGCCGTCGGACAATCACAGCCCCAGTCACAGCAGCACCGTGGAGAGCTCCGGGAGTGAGGGGGGCGCTCACGCGCCCCGCGAGCTCGACCTCACGCGCCGCCTCGGTGTCGGTGAAGTTGGATCTGTCAATCACGGGCTTCCGTTTGCCCGTAAGCCGCAGCCGGCGGTGGCGATTCTGCCGAACGGCCAACCGGTCTTGCTGTTTGACACCGTGTGGCGGCCTGGCGTGGTGACCCAGCAACAGGCCTACCGGTTCGAACCGGTTCCGGTTCTGCCCAAATGCGCGGCCCTCGTCCGCGCCGCCCACAGCGACTCCGAATCATCCTCCGTGGTGGACGAGAGCCATTTCGACGCCGGGCTTGCCAAGAAAGGCCTGAATCTCGATCTTAACCTGGCTCCACCCATGGAATCTTAA